From the genome of Acidobacteriota bacterium, one region includes:
- a CDS encoding non-ribosomal peptide synthetase, producing the protein MKRNDENRLGSDAALVIDRFESAAAGRPDAVALVCLNDEGGEHQVSYRLLNAMASRLAFRLIGQGVAAESIVGVAVDHDLASITSILAVLKTGACFLPLDGALPELRLRAIARDSGLQLILAPKSRSARYAALQARVMEVDPFLCASDGEQDVSCPRLLFGLNPVYVIYTSGSTGEPKGVVVTQQGLANHNRGFADIIGLDESEVVLQFASLSFDAAYEEIFPALGGGARLVLRSSEMGQDVELLLRTCREQQITLLDLPTAFWHLLSKMLSSEGLSFPDSVGWIVLGGEEALAAHLRYWIEQGASHLRILNTYGPTEGTIIATSRELLHSGVSCEEGIPLGESLPATSVALYQGHEPCPPGQSGEIHISGLGVARGYLNSPGLTGGRFIPDAGSGEGERAYRSGDLAQVSDTGEMLFRGRADNQVKLRGHRIQLEEVENALRRHPAIESCAVMMKDDRSGGKHLIAYAVLAREQHSLPFENNPVSVMALKEHLRERLPETMIPRDFSFLEKFILTPAGKVDRSKLPEIGHWDLRRRKLPDFQKAKEGVETRLLEIWCDVLDLDTKEVSVEDPFEYLGGNSLYSIQVRYKAQEAGLLFKASDLHLRQTIRGLARCCRSASGVLSRARHALVDYFNYARGLGRVMLRGASRSLDLDRRRQESRYRRMLEEFYQGLENRRDVFYLFFTPDMLHWLWTTLQFVPRDCNLVLIGSGLRDDELAWVKERIERPFLHLPEEIDLDMIWDILFAVNKRNFGWLDVDCLVMNPSLFKEMASIKDDEAINCMWTHAACGPTKRPFHVLETYFLFFNIKAIEDLRRRGVLPRPSATTANLRQIEVLKRLIPAEEGRWDEFGSKLGGGAFAHRLLDFTFAPLILFQLLANASGYRLNRVRFFTEIDTFNPFNYYSDEAIHVFPSIRHFERRTWDTRDQQFRLATDYLLMNWMFDELPPSYQQRKEFLDGKLHILDFDIAQAPLMLRRYLSSRGVSERTFRLPAMGWMMGTPRHPRQSSTRLAAADVAAVS; encoded by the coding sequence ATGAAGAGAAACGACGAAAACAGACTTGGCTCCGATGCTGCCCTGGTCATTGACCGCTTCGAGTCGGCTGCCGCTGGCCGCCCCGACGCGGTGGCGTTGGTTTGCCTAAACGATGAGGGCGGGGAGCATCAGGTGTCCTACCGACTGCTCAACGCCATGGCTTCACGCCTGGCCTTCCGTTTGATCGGCCAAGGCGTGGCGGCCGAGAGCATCGTGGGGGTGGCGGTGGATCACGATCTGGCCTCCATCACTTCGATTCTGGCGGTGCTCAAGACCGGGGCCTGCTTTCTGCCCCTGGACGGGGCTCTCCCCGAACTGCGCCTGCGTGCCATTGCCCGTGACAGCGGGCTCCAACTGATCCTTGCTCCCAAGTCGCGCAGCGCCCGCTATGCTGCCTTGCAGGCCCGCGTGATGGAGGTCGACCCGTTCCTTTGCGCCTCTGACGGCGAGCAGGACGTTTCCTGTCCCCGCCTCCTCTTCGGTCTCAATCCCGTCTATGTCATCTACACTTCGGGTTCCACCGGAGAGCCCAAGGGAGTGGTGGTCACCCAGCAGGGACTGGCCAACCACAATCGGGGATTTGCCGACATCATCGGCCTGGACGAGAGCGAGGTGGTGTTGCAGTTTGCCAGCCTGTCTTTCGATGCCGCCTACGAGGAAATCTTTCCAGCTTTGGGCGGAGGCGCCCGGCTGGTGCTGAGAAGCTCGGAGATGGGGCAAGACGTCGAGCTTTTATTGAGGACATGCCGCGAGCAGCAGATCACGCTGCTCGACCTTCCCACCGCTTTCTGGCATCTCCTCAGCAAGATGCTGTCTTCGGAGGGCCTGAGCTTCCCCGACAGCGTGGGCTGGATCGTGCTGGGCGGAGAGGAGGCGTTGGCCGCCCACTTGAGGTACTGGATCGAGCAGGGCGCTTCCCACTTGCGCATTCTCAACACCTACGGTCCGACCGAGGGCACCATCATCGCCACTTCCCGCGAACTGCTGCACAGCGGCGTGTCCTGTGAAGAAGGGATCCCGCTGGGCGAGTCGCTGCCCGCAACCTCGGTGGCCCTTTATCAGGGACACGAACCCTGCCCGCCGGGCCAGAGCGGAGAGATTCACATCTCGGGACTGGGAGTGGCGCGCGGTTATCTCAACTCGCCCGGGCTGACGGGCGGCCGCTTCATCCCCGACGCCGGGTCCGGCGAGGGCGAGCGGGCCTACCGCAGCGGCGACCTGGCGCAGGTGTCCGACACGGGAGAGATGCTCTTTCGCGGCCGCGCCGACAACCAGGTCAAGCTGAGGGGCCACCGCATCCAACTGGAAGAGGTGGAGAACGCGCTGCGCCGCCATCCTGCCATCGAGTCCTGCGCGGTGATGATGAAGGACGACCGCAGCGGCGGCAAGCACCTGATCGCCTATGCCGTCCTGGCCCGCGAGCAGCACTCGCTGCCCTTCGAGAACAATCCGGTCAGCGTGATGGCGCTCAAAGAGCATCTGCGTGAACGCCTTCCCGAAACCATGATTCCCCGCGACTTTTCTTTCCTGGAGAAGTTCATTCTGACTCCGGCGGGCAAGGTCGACCGATCCAAGCTTCCCGAGATCGGGCACTGGGACCTGCGCCGCCGGAAGCTGCCCGATTTCCAGAAGGCCAAGGAGGGCGTGGAGACCCGCCTGTTGGAGATCTGGTGCGACGTCCTCGACCTCGACACCAAGGAAGTCTCGGTGGAAGATCCCTTCGAGTACCTGGGCGGCAACTCGCTCTACAGCATCCAGGTCAGATACAAAGCTCAAGAGGCCGGTCTGCTCTTCAAGGCCAGCGATCTGCATTTGCGCCAGACCATCCGCGGACTGGCCCGTTGCTGCCGCTCCGCTTCGGGCGTCCTCAGCCGGGCCCGTCATGCCCTGGTCGACTACTTCAACTATGCCCGCGGACTGGGACGGGTGATGCTCAGGGGCGCCTCCCGCTCGCTGGACTTGGATCGCCGCCGACAGGAAAGCCGTTATCGCCGCATGCTGGAGGAGTTCTACCAAGGTTTGGAGAACCGGCGCGACGTCTTTTATCTCTTCTTTACGCCCGATATGCTGCATTGGCTGTGGACCACGCTGCAGTTCGTCCCCCGCGACTGCAATCTGGTCTTGATCGGCTCGGGTTTGAGGGATGACGAACTGGCCTGGGTGAAGGAACGCATCGAACGGCCCTTCCTGCATCTGCCTGAAGAGATCGACCTGGACATGATCTGGGACATCCTTTTCGCCGTCAACAAGCGCAACTTCGGGTGGCTGGACGTGGACTGTCTGGTCATGAATCCCTCCCTCTTCAAGGAGATGGCCAGCATCAAGGACGACGAAGCCATCAACTGCATGTGGACGCACGCAGCCTGCGGGCCCACCAAGCGCCCCTTCCACGTGCTCGAGACCTACTTTCTCTTCTTCAACATCAAGGCCATCGAAGATCTGCGCCGCCGCGGAGTGCTGCCCCGGCCCAGCGCCACGACGGCCAATCTGCGTCAAATCGAGGTTTTGAAGAGACTCATTCCGGCCGAGGAAGGCCGCTGGGATGAGTTCGGGAGCAAGCTGGGAGGAGGGGCCTTCGCCCACCGCCTGCTCGATTTCACCTTCGCTCCCTTGATCCTTTTTCAACTGCTGGCCAACGCCAGCGGATACCGCCTCAACAGGGTGCGCTTTTTCACCGAGATCGATACTTTCAATCCTTTCAACTACTATTCCGACGAAGCGATTCACGTCTTCCCGTCCATCCGTCATTTCGAAAGGCGCACCTGGGACACCCGCGACCAGCAGTTCCGGCTGGCCACCGACTACCTGCTGATGAACTGGATGTTCGACGAACTGCCGCCTTCTTATCAGCAGCGCAAGGAATTTCTGGACGGAAAGCTGCATATCCTAGACTTCGACATCGCCCAGGCTCCCTTGATGTTGCGCCGCTATCTGTCCTCGCGGGGGGTGTCGGAGCGGACCTTCCGTCTTCCGGCCATGGGCTGGATGATGGGCACTCCCCGGCATCCACGGCAATCTTCGACCCGGCTGGCCGCCGCCGACGTGGCGGCCGTTTCTTAA
- a CDS encoding sulfotransferase domain-containing protein encodes MLVISNGAMKCGSTWLTSILREMVDHEPLPEGFHDERFGEVPTIKRLKLKEFLEDVDYHNYNYVSKNHFYYERRLLSRYEDVYVLDIERDLPDTLVSLFFHAKKKLDEWQMDDETLEGIKSAYWLYGPKMASGIVRYHAVWRRKAPWVYVSSYERLKADAAKEIGAIGSFLGLDLSDEEIQRIIDATTFKKMANRQRPADSGMQARFRKGVVGDHKNYFDEKIIADIRRIERENKNYPSTLLEKIDFAFKSFRYAGKIYESPA; translated from the coding sequence ATGCTTGTAATTTCCAACGGCGCCATGAAATGCGGCTCCACCTGGCTGACCAGCATTCTCCGCGAGATGGTAGACCACGAGCCTCTCCCCGAGGGCTTTCATGACGAACGCTTCGGAGAGGTCCCCACCATCAAGCGTCTCAAGCTGAAGGAGTTCTTAGAGGACGTCGACTATCACAACTACAATTATGTGAGTAAGAATCACTTCTACTACGAGCGCCGGCTCCTCTCCCGCTACGAGGACGTTTACGTACTGGACATCGAAAGAGATCTGCCCGACACGCTGGTCTCGCTCTTCTTCCACGCCAAGAAGAAGCTCGACGAATGGCAGATGGACGACGAGACCCTGGAGGGCATCAAGTCGGCCTACTGGCTCTACGGTCCCAAGATGGCTTCCGGCATCGTTCGCTACCACGCCGTATGGAGGCGCAAAGCTCCCTGGGTCTATGTTTCTAGTTACGAGCGGTTGAAGGCCGACGCCGCCAAGGAGATCGGCGCCATCGGTTCCTTTCTGGGCCTGGACCTCTCCGACGAAGAGATCCAGAGAATCATCGATGCCACGACTTTCAAGAAGATGGCCAACCGTCAACGTCCCGCCGACAGCGGCATGCAGGCCCGTTTCCGCAAGGGCGTAGTGGGCGATCACAAGAACTACTTCGACGAGAAGATCATCGCCGACATCCGCCGCATCGAGAGGGAGAACAAGAACTATCCCTCCACGCTGCTGGAGAAGATCGACTTCGCCTTCAAGAGCTTTCGCTACGCCGGCAAGATCTACGAGTCTCCCGCCTAG
- a CDS encoding CheR family methyltransferase yields the protein MTNQTAITFSAGYQAICGILLREFGVDPSEANALIFQYKVEKYMEKHRLSSAEECVGYILEDKSRLLDLSDHIYSQSTHFNRHPEHFRFMVETSLREGRREKASPENPLRVWSLACSSGQEAYTIAFNLMEHLFPEPESWSSLKVEGADCSRLSLETARKAVYSREDVERLSPLPYHKYFEEAGPDHLAVLPQVREKVDFDFFNLVEPIYPYLAQMDYVFLRNALDFHTSHSRTAVLSKVRMTLKRGGYLILGDCPDALAYGYEEAAPGCLRAI from the coding sequence ATGACCAATCAAACAGCCATTACCTTCAGTGCAGGCTATCAGGCGATTTGCGGCATTCTCTTGCGCGAGTTCGGGGTCGATCCGAGCGAAGCCAACGCCCTCATATTCCAGTACAAGGTCGAGAAGTACATGGAAAAGCACCGTCTCTCTTCGGCCGAGGAGTGCGTGGGGTACATTCTGGAAGACAAGTCGCGCCTGCTCGATCTTTCCGATCACATTTACTCCCAGAGCACCCACTTCAACCGCCATCCCGAGCATTTCCGCTTCATGGTCGAGACGTCCTTGCGGGAAGGAAGGCGGGAGAAGGCTTCGCCCGAAAATCCCCTCAGGGTGTGGAGCCTGGCCTGTTCCTCGGGACAGGAGGCCTACACCATCGCCTTCAACCTGATGGAGCACCTCTTCCCCGAGCCCGAGTCGTGGAGTTCGCTCAAGGTCGAGGGCGCCGACTGCTCCCGTCTCTCGCTGGAGACGGCGCGCAAGGCGGTCTATTCCCGCGAGGACGTGGAACGGCTCAGCCCCTTGCCCTACCACAAGTACTTCGAAGAGGCCGGACCGGACCATTTGGCCGTCTTGCCCCAGGTGCGCGAGAAAGTCGATTTCGACTTCTTCAACCTGGTTGAGCCGATCTACCCCTACTTGGCCCAGATGGACTACGTGTTTCTGAGAAACGCGCTCGATTTCCATACCTCCCACAGCAGGACGGCGGTTCTCAGCAAAGTGCGCATGACCCTCAAGCGGGGAGGCTACCTGATACTGGGCGATTGCCCCGACGCCCTGGCCTACGGGTACGAAGAGGCGGCTCCAGGCTGCCTGCGGGCCATCTAG
- a CDS encoding ankyrin repeat domain-containing protein — translation MTIQEALQQGEQAEFMRLLDDVEDVNALDEQGWTLLNWAAGQGNLEAVKALLDRGADVHKRGSDNRTPYLIALAAGQAETARFLGEAEEESGGDSTRTSSRQSERRAYCKAIPLGALREFSDWTEPSGDGENGAQGQEASDDDIVFIHQDYSVTRSVLHGDSVIFSSQAPEWKFFCRESLGFEVPSDLDLMAT, via the coding sequence ATGACCATACAGGAAGCTCTTCAACAGGGCGAGCAGGCCGAGTTCATGCGTCTTCTCGACGACGTCGAGGACGTCAACGCCCTCGACGAACAAGGATGGACGCTTCTCAACTGGGCCGCCGGCCAGGGAAACCTGGAAGCCGTCAAGGCCCTTTTGGACCGGGGCGCCGACGTCCACAAGCGGGGAAGCGACAACCGTACTCCCTACCTGATCGCGCTGGCCGCGGGTCAGGCCGAGACGGCCCGCTTTCTCGGCGAGGCCGAGGAAGAGAGCGGAGGCGATTCCACCCGTACCAGCAGCCGCCAATCGGAACGGCGTGCGTACTGCAAGGCCATCCCCCTGGGAGCCCTGCGGGAGTTCTCCGATTGGACCGAGCCGTCCGGGGATGGCGAGAACGGCGCCCAGGGCCAGGAGGCCTCTGACGATGACATCGTCTTTATCCACCAGGACTATTCGGTGACCCGTTCGGTTCTGCACGGCGATTCGGTCATCTTCTCGTCCCAGGCGCCCGAATGGAAGTTCTTTTGCCGTGAGTCGCTGGGTTTCGAGGTCCCCTCCGATCTCGACCTTATGGCCACGTAG
- a CDS encoding MbtH family protein, whose translation MDNENGKEKYHVVINHEEQYSIWPDYRDMPPGWKEAGFSGSKEECLDHIEEVWTDMRPLSLRKKMEELKNNPPPEPEVTDEPEEETLVERLSKGRHPVEISLRPDRKLSRFKECLDRGYVHIKFTETRGGTELGVRLTPEQTDLSGADFEGGSGEAKLAGSLTLDFVKVDCFATINLPDMVGEGYLAPAKA comes from the coding sequence ATGGATAACGAGAACGGTAAAGAGAAGTACCACGTCGTCATCAACCACGAAGAACAGTACTCCATCTGGCCCGACTACCGGGACATGCCGCCGGGTTGGAAAGAGGCCGGCTTCAGCGGAAGCAAGGAGGAGTGTCTGGACCACATCGAAGAGGTGTGGACTGACATGCGTCCCCTCAGCTTGCGCAAGAAGATGGAGGAGCTGAAGAACAACCCGCCCCCGGAGCCCGAGGTCACGGATGAGCCTGAAGAGGAGACGCTGGTGGAGCGCCTGAGCAAGGGCCGCCATCCGGTCGAGATCAGCCTCCGGCCCGACCGCAAGCTTTCCCGCTTCAAGGAGTGCCTGGACCGCGGCTATGTGCATATCAAGTTCACGGAAACCCGCGGCGGAACCGAGTTGGGCGTCCGCCTGACGCCCGAGCAGACCGACTTGAGCGGGGCCGATTTCGAAGGCGGCAGCGGAGAGGCCAAGCTGGCCGGTTCGCTGACCCTCGACTTCGTCAAAGTCGACTGTTTCGCGACCATCAATCTGCCGGACATGGTAGGCGAAGGCTACCTGGCTCCGGCCAAAGCTTAG
- a CDS encoding penicillin acylase family protein — translation MSITRVIRLALLSSCIAAMPGTSSAAEDAKAGTATVKWDEFGVPHILAADEEALFYAFGWCQMHSHANLVLSLYGSARGQAAEYWGDSHLGADALIRALQIPQMAARAYKQQDPDFKRYIDVFVKGMNDYARAHPQAVKDENQDVLPVQPSDLFANLLRTMELGFVGRRILVSGSMEVPAASNALALSPARTVEGNAMLLTNPHLPWRDFYTFYEAHLKLGDRNFYGATLMGFPVLVLAFNDRLGWAHTANYVDGADLYEITMTDEDHYLYDGQSKALEKKTQTLLVKDGEGGRESRELTLSYAVQGPVVLRRGDKAYAYRSTRGLYPRLFQQYWKMIQASSLEEFQAALEMMQAPFFNVIYADQDGHTMFMWNGLLPERSVGDAAFWLNTIPGNKSETMWSETYGFQRLPRFVDPPSGWLQNSNDLPWTSTLPAQLEAGDYPPFIPPAEIPGLRTQQLIKTLQTAPKQSFESLREMKFLDRVEMADRILDDLFEAIDSAPREGEEREVLEQCKRVLESWDRRVDADSKGAVLFRAWVRRLGEEIFAQGFDAGEPLSTPRGLKDPPGALKKLLESAHDVTRYYGSLDVAWGEVHRFKVGTEEYPGNGGPGFMGIFHSIQFAPGQDGKFYSRGGESYSALVEFSKPVRAEVLLAYGNSSQEGSPHNGDQLSLLASKSMREALLSVEQIDKHLSRQEKLSVGK, via the coding sequence ATGTCCATAACGCGAGTAATCAGGCTGGCGCTGCTTTCGTCTTGCATCGCTGCCATGCCGGGGACCTCCTCGGCGGCCGAGGATGCCAAGGCGGGAACCGCTACCGTCAAGTGGGACGAATTCGGAGTCCCTCACATACTGGCGGCCGATGAAGAGGCCCTTTTTTACGCCTTCGGCTGGTGTCAAATGCACAGCCACGCCAACCTGGTGCTCTCCCTTTACGGCAGTGCCCGAGGACAGGCGGCCGAGTATTGGGGCGATTCCCACCTGGGAGCCGACGCCCTGATCCGGGCCTTGCAGATTCCCCAGATGGCGGCCCGGGCCTATAAACAGCAAGATCCTGATTTCAAGCGCTACATCGACGTTTTCGTGAAGGGGATGAACGACTACGCCAGGGCTCATCCGCAGGCCGTCAAGGACGAGAACCAGGACGTGCTGCCGGTACAGCCCTCCGATCTTTTCGCCAACCTCTTGCGCACCATGGAGCTGGGGTTCGTAGGACGCAGGATCCTGGTCAGCGGCTCCATGGAGGTGCCCGCAGCATCCAACGCGCTGGCCCTGTCACCGGCCCGCACGGTGGAGGGCAACGCCATGTTGCTGACCAATCCCCATCTGCCCTGGCGCGATTTCTACACCTTTTACGAAGCCCACTTGAAGCTGGGCGATAGAAACTTCTACGGCGCCACCTTGATGGGATTTCCGGTGCTGGTCCTGGCCTTCAATGACCGGCTGGGATGGGCCCACACCGCCAACTACGTGGACGGGGCCGATCTCTACGAAATCACCATGACCGACGAAGACCACTACCTCTACGACGGCCAGAGCAAGGCGCTGGAGAAGAAGACCCAGACCCTGCTCGTCAAGGATGGGGAAGGCGGGCGCGAGAGCCGCGAGTTGACCCTGTCTTACGCCGTGCAGGGCCCGGTGGTGCTGCGCCGGGGCGACAAGGCTTACGCCTACCGTTCCACCCGCGGACTTTATCCGCGTCTCTTCCAGCAGTACTGGAAGATGATCCAGGCCTCCTCTTTGGAGGAGTTTCAGGCGGCCCTGGAAATGATGCAGGCGCCCTTTTTCAACGTCATTTATGCCGACCAGGACGGACACACCATGTTCATGTGGAACGGCCTGCTGCCTGAACGCTCGGTGGGCGACGCCGCCTTCTGGCTGAATACCATCCCCGGCAACAAGTCGGAGACGATGTGGAGCGAGACTTACGGCTTCCAGCGCCTGCCCCGCTTCGTCGATCCGCCTTCGGGCTGGCTGCAAAACAGCAACGACCTGCCCTGGACCAGTACCTTGCCCGCCCAGCTCGAGGCCGGCGACTATCCGCCTTTCATCCCCCCGGCCGAGATTCCCGGGCTGAGGACTCAGCAACTGATCAAGACCCTGCAGACGGCTCCCAAGCAGTCCTTCGAGTCGCTGCGGGAGATGAAGTTTCTCGACCGGGTGGAGATGGCCGACCGCATCCTCGACGATCTCTTCGAAGCCATCGATTCGGCGCCCCGCGAGGGAGAGGAGCGGGAAGTGCTGGAGCAGTGCAAGCGGGTGCTGGAGTCCTGGGACCGCCGGGTGGACGCTGACAGCAAGGGGGCGGTGCTTTTCAGGGCCTGGGTGCGGCGACTGGGGGAGGAGATCTTCGCCCAGGGCTTCGACGCCGGGGAGCCGCTCTCCACTCCCAGGGGACTCAAAGACCCTCCGGGGGCGCTGAAGAAGCTGCTCGAGAGCGCACACGACGTGACCCGGTACTACGGGTCGCTGGATGTGGCCTGGGGCGAGGTCCACAGATTCAAGGTAGGGACCGAAGAGTACCCCGGAAACGGCGGGCCGGGATTCATGGGCATCTTTCACTCCATCCAATTCGCTCCCGGGCAGGACGGCAAGTTTTACAGCCGGGGAGGCGAGTCCTACTCGGCCCTGGTCGAGTTCTCCAAGCCGGTGCGGGCCGAAGTGCTGTTGGCTTACGGCAACTCCTCACAGGAGGGCTCGCCCCACAACGGAGACCAGCTTTCGCTGCTGGCCTCCAAGTCCATGCGCGAGGCTCTGCTCAGCGTGGAACAAATCGACAAGCACCTGTCCCGGCAGGAAAAGCTTTCCGTCGGGAAATAG
- a CDS encoding FtsX-like permease family protein has product MSLTASGGVGRYMLKDWKITARKFRKSVGSSLTTVVVLGVAVGANAAIYALADNYLIGSYSSRHDDVYLVGAAPRDPEQDYFYRFRNSLLEPLEEALNSYRALCRVGTYAFTLSNIDRPLRLHGMRVGAGAQEVLNIEAVRGRALRDFDFEPDAEKSVMLAYHIWVSAFGSDEGAVGKRVNINGVSHRIIGVLPDDFTFKQTVFDVLSPSSFKEPVFLGASFNVWLAGLLKEGVTPAQAVAEVKALEGRFADLVPPRYFENNTLDVKHINERSHSLVQTQINLLLSTGLILLIIAAANLCSFALVQLNRRRTEYATRVALGAGRKDIMRLFAMENGALVLGGYLAAVLFGFALIQVVLTQFSGADWGLLAMLGSDIHLNWRILAVTLAACVAVLILLSLTTLALGSSDLLAAFLKEEGRGLSEGRTFKNVGHFLRFLQIAATCAALVIGGFFLVSLDRISGYDYGYEFENIVRTDVRLPGYSFLAEDGSLLPDTISRLHGLMDSVVDAVRRVPGVTEAAMSKLEFPHWGEMRGVRLPDTPPDLPDEDLPQSKEGFAGPGFFDLVGMHVIRGESISEFHNRDDSEPVMVVNEAFVRRYFRGDDPLDQFVEARGQRFRVVGVVSNVRRWQHEEGELHGLPLQDQTEPGYYLSNRYDNAVSFGYLYLKAPAFGSQVEHQIRQAVLQVNSDIVVGNFGMLRALLGQRENTYRLIVFVQVLLAGIGALLACVAIFSAVSQAVTQRRFEMGIRLALGATPGDIQRGILRYTLFLVVPGVLTGLAASYIGLVYFGLLESQLHLVNVTDARVYLVCCLGLLAVGLLAGLQPARKAGSLTPTEVLRGA; this is encoded by the coding sequence TTGTCGCTAACAGCAAGCGGGGGGGTAGGACGCTACATGCTCAAAGACTGGAAGATCACGGCTCGCAAGTTTCGCAAGTCGGTGGGAAGTTCGCTGACCACCGTGGTGGTGCTGGGCGTGGCGGTGGGAGCCAATGCCGCCATTTACGCCTTGGCTGACAACTACTTGATCGGCTCGTACTCCAGCCGGCACGACGATGTTTACCTGGTGGGCGCGGCCCCCCGAGATCCCGAGCAGGACTACTTCTACCGCTTCCGCAACAGTCTTTTGGAACCCTTGGAGGAGGCGCTCAATTCCTACCGGGCCCTTTGTCGGGTCGGGACTTATGCCTTTACCCTCTCCAACATCGACCGCCCTCTCCGCCTGCACGGTATGCGGGTGGGCGCCGGCGCTCAGGAGGTCCTGAATATCGAGGCCGTCCGGGGCCGGGCGCTGCGCGACTTCGACTTCGAGCCCGACGCCGAGAAGAGCGTCATGCTGGCCTACCACATCTGGGTTTCGGCTTTCGGGTCGGACGAGGGCGCCGTCGGCAAGCGGGTCAACATCAACGGAGTCTCGCACCGCATCATCGGTGTCCTGCCCGACGACTTCACCTTCAAACAGACCGTCTTCGACGTGCTGTCGCCCTCCAGTTTCAAGGAGCCTGTTTTCCTGGGGGCCAGCTTCAACGTCTGGCTGGCCGGGCTGCTCAAGGAGGGCGTGACCCCGGCTCAAGCGGTGGCCGAGGTCAAGGCCTTGGAAGGCCGCTTCGCCGATCTGGTGCCTCCCCGCTACTTCGAGAACAACACCCTGGACGTCAAGCACATCAACGAGCGTTCTCACAGCCTGGTGCAGACCCAGATCAACCTGCTGCTTTCAACGGGGCTGATTCTGCTCATCATCGCGGCCGCCAACCTGTGCAGCTTCGCCCTGGTGCAACTCAACCGGCGCCGGACCGAATATGCGACCCGGGTGGCGCTGGGAGCCGGCCGCAAAGACATCATGCGCCTCTTCGCCATGGAGAACGGCGCCCTGGTTCTGGGCGGCTACCTGGCGGCGGTACTTTTCGGATTCGCCTTGATCCAGGTCGTCTTGACCCAGTTCTCGGGAGCCGACTGGGGCCTGCTGGCCATGCTGGGCAGCGACATTCATCTCAACTGGCGCATTCTGGCGGTGACTCTGGCGGCTTGCGTGGCGGTCTTGATTCTGCTCAGCCTGACCACCCTGGCTCTGGGATCCTCCGATCTGCTGGCCGCCTTTCTCAAGGAAGAGGGCCGCGGACTCAGCGAGGGACGCACGTTCAAGAACGTGGGCCACTTCCTGCGCTTCCTGCAGATCGCGGCCACCTGCGCGGCTCTGGTGATCGGAGGCTTCTTTCTGGTCAGTCTGGACCGCATTTCCGGGTACGACTACGGATACGAGTTCGAAAACATCGTGCGCACCGACGTGCGCTTGCCGGGATACAGCTTTCTGGCCGAGGACGGCTCGCTGCTTCCCGACACCATTTCGCGTCTCCACGGCTTGATGGACTCGGTGGTCGATGCGGTGCGTCGGGTTCCCGGCGTAACCGAGGCGGCCATGAGCAAGCTCGAATTCCCCCATTGGGGCGAGATGCGGGGCGTCCGGCTGCCCGATACGCCGCCTGATTTGCCCGACGAGGATCTCCCCCAGTCCAAGGAGGGGTTTGCGGGGCCGGGATTCTTCGACCTGGTGGGAATGCACGTCATTCGCGGCGAGTCGATCTCGGAGTTTCACAACCGCGACGATTCCGAACCCGTGATGGTGGTCAACGAGGCTTTCGTGCGCCGTTACTTCAGGGGCGACGATCCTCTCGATCAGTTCGTCGAAGCCCGCGGTCAGCGCTTCCGGGTGGTGGGGGTCGTCAGCAACGTGCGCCGATGGCAACATGAAGAAGGCGAACTGCACGGGCTGCCCCTGCAGGACCAGACCGAACCAGGCTATTACCTGTCCAACCGCTACGACAACGCCGTCAGCTTCGGATATCTCTACCTCAAGGCTCCCGCCTTCGGGTCCCAGGTCGAACATCAGATCAGGCAGGCCGTCCTGCAGGTCAACTCGGACATCGTGGTGGGCAACTTCGGCATGCTGCGGGCCCTGCTCGGTCAGCGCGAGAACACCTACCGCCTGATCGTCTTCGTCCAGGTCCTGTTGGCCGGCATCGGCGCCTTGCTGGCCTGCGTGGCCATTTTCTCGGCTGTCAGTCAGGCCGTGACCCAACGCCGCTTCGAGATGGGCATCCGACTGGCGCTGGGAGCTACCCCCGGCGACATTCAGCGCGGGATTCTGCGCTACACCCTCTTCCTGGTGGTGCCGGGGGTGCTGACGGGATTGGCGGCCTCCTACATCGGGCTGGTCTACTTCGGGCTGCTTGAAAGCCAACTGCACCTGGTCAACGTTACCGACGCTCGAGTTTACCTGGTGTGCTGTCTGGGATTGTTGGCCGTCGGCTTGCTGGCCGGCCTTCAACCTGCCCGCAAGGCCGGATCGCTGACGCCCACCGAGGTGCTGCGCGGGGCTTGA